One window of Rhizobium leguminosarum genomic DNA carries:
- a CDS encoding pectate lyase, whose amino-acid sequence MLTSYVPKSRETSESGVDSDAKHVLRKHINWQSDSRKMDPSDEKQATTLQTTTEKPDLSNKGDVISEPIVVDGGVFDGKGATYTAASKLGDGGQSETQSPLFILKNGAILKNVDLGENGADGIHVYGGATLENVNWQNVGEDALTVKSAGDVTILGGSAKGATDKIFQINADTHFYLKDFVADGFTSLVRTNGGKQIDADVTIDGGAFSNGSNVFGTDSSLASVKFLSDITLDNVKNWTRVGDKQSGV is encoded by the coding sequence ATGCTGACTTCCTATGTGCCGAAGTCGCGGGAAACGTCGGAAAGCGGCGTGGATTCCGATGCCAAGCACGTGCTGCGCAAGCACATCAACTGGCAGTCCGACTCCAGGAAGATGGATCCATCCGACGAGAAACAGGCCACGACTTTGCAGACCACGACGGAAAAGCCCGACCTCTCGAATAAAGGCGATGTCATCAGCGAGCCGATCGTCGTGGATGGCGGCGTGTTCGACGGCAAGGGCGCGACCTATACGGCCGCTTCCAAGCTCGGCGATGGCGGCCAGTCCGAAACCCAATCGCCGCTGTTCATTCTCAAGAACGGCGCGATACTCAAGAATGTCGATCTCGGCGAGAACGGCGCCGACGGAATCCACGTCTATGGCGGCGCGACGCTCGAAAACGTCAATTGGCAGAATGTCGGCGAGGATGCGCTGACGGTCAAAAGTGCCGGCGACGTCACCATTCTCGGCGGCTCGGCCAAGGGCGCAACGGACAAGATCTTCCAAATCAATGCCGATACGCATTTCTATCTGAAGGATTTCGTCGCTGACGGCTTCACCTCGCTTGTGCGCACCAATGGCGGCAAGCAGATCGACGCCGACGTCACCATCGATGGCGGCGCGTTCTCCAACGGCAGCAACGTCTTCGGCACCGACAGCTCGCTTGCCAGCGTAAAGTTCCTCTCCGATATCACGCTGGACAATGTGAAGAACTGGACGCGTGTCGGTGACAAGCAATCGGGCGTCTGA
- the sctL gene encoding type III secretion system stator protein SctL yields the protein MSSEFVRHDRIISAENFGQIREAAQILEAARQDAAQSQATLAAARGQAAQNGYRDGFEQGVRDAAARLAASFAKAEQEISNLDSWIETVVLKSVGLILGSMEPDERTRRLVRQAISQTAETRRIALRVAPEDAAMMAQAIAGVDDRITVETDPLMSAGEIVLETSAGRSQIGLKDQLATVIEALLHG from the coding sequence ATGAGCTCTGAATTTGTACGCCACGACCGCATCATCTCGGCGGAAAATTTCGGCCAGATCAGAGAGGCGGCGCAAATTCTGGAAGCTGCCCGCCAGGATGCCGCCCAATCCCAGGCGACACTTGCAGCCGCCCGCGGGCAAGCCGCCCAAAACGGCTATCGTGACGGGTTCGAACAGGGCGTTCGTGATGCCGCCGCACGCCTTGCCGCCTCGTTCGCAAAAGCCGAGCAGGAGATTTCCAATCTCGACAGCTGGATCGAGACGGTGGTTCTGAAATCGGTGGGATTGATCCTGGGATCGATGGAGCCCGACGAGCGCACGAGGCGATTGGTCCGCCAGGCCATATCCCAGACCGCCGAGACGAGAAGGATTGCCCTGCGCGTCGCCCCCGAGGACGCCGCCATGATGGCCCAGGCGATTGCGGGTGTCGATGATCGCATCACTGTCGAAACGGATCCGCTGATGTCTGCCGGCGAGATCGTCCTGGAGACGTCGGCGGGACGAAGCCAGATCGGCTTGAAAGACCAGCTTGCCACCGTGATCGAGGCTCTCCTCCATGGTTGA
- a CDS encoding FliI/YscN family ATPase, with amino-acid sequence MVDALLRMERTLEQTEVRRPSSRVKSVSGLLVRAAIPSVRIGELCELHEPGRGRIGLADVVGIDGETALLSLHGETRGISQRTEIVPTGREPAVSVGNVLLGAIVDAHGNVLRPSANPVGDDARSLQSLYGQPVNPLSRRPIRQPFTSGIAALDGLLTCGQGQRIGIFGAPGAGKSTLVSQIVANSKADVIVCALVGERGREVGDFVAGNMPEGVPSNVALVVATSDRPALERFKAVMTATAIAEHFREQGKHVLLVIDSVTRMARALREVGLAAGEPPVRRGFPPSVFAALPQIFERAGNNANGTMTAFYTVLVEGEEQDDPIAEETRSLLDGHIVLSDKIARAGNFPAIDVLASRSRTMSAVVSESHRQAADRLRALLALYDEVELLIRVGEYRQGRDAAVDEAVAKHGLIQRFLFSGQGKPQPFGAIVEALEELVR; translated from the coding sequence ATGGTTGACGCGTTGCTTCGGATGGAGCGGACACTCGAACAGACGGAAGTCCGACGGCCGAGCAGCCGCGTAAAGAGTGTTTCGGGCTTGCTGGTGCGGGCGGCCATCCCCTCGGTCAGGATCGGCGAGCTTTGTGAACTGCATGAGCCGGGCAGGGGCCGCATCGGCCTTGCCGATGTCGTCGGCATCGACGGCGAGACGGCGCTTCTCTCGCTTCACGGCGAAACCCGCGGCATCTCCCAGCGCACTGAAATCGTCCCGACCGGCCGGGAACCGGCCGTCTCCGTCGGCAATGTCCTGCTCGGCGCGATCGTCGATGCGCACGGCAACGTCCTGCGTCCCTCTGCCAACCCCGTCGGCGACGACGCGCGCTCCCTGCAGTCGCTCTATGGCCAGCCGGTCAATCCCTTATCACGCCGTCCGATCCGGCAGCCGTTCACCTCGGGAATTGCCGCGCTGGACGGATTGCTGACCTGCGGGCAGGGTCAGCGTATCGGCATTTTCGGCGCGCCCGGCGCCGGCAAGTCGACGCTGGTGTCCCAGATCGTCGCCAACAGCAAGGCCGATGTGATCGTCTGCGCCCTGGTGGGCGAACGCGGACGCGAAGTCGGCGATTTCGTTGCCGGCAACATGCCGGAAGGCGTTCCCTCGAATGTGGCGCTGGTCGTTGCCACATCCGATCGCCCGGCGCTAGAGCGGTTCAAGGCGGTGATGACGGCAACGGCGATCGCCGAGCATTTTCGCGAGCAGGGAAAACATGTGCTGCTCGTCATCGACAGCGTCACCCGCATGGCCCGCGCCTTGCGCGAAGTCGGGCTCGCGGCAGGCGAACCGCCGGTGCGGCGCGGCTTTCCGCCTTCGGTATTCGCCGCCCTGCCGCAGATCTTCGAGCGCGCCGGCAACAACGCAAACGGCACGATGACGGCTTTCTACACGGTGCTCGTCGAAGGCGAAGAGCAGGACGATCCGATCGCCGAAGAAACCCGGTCGCTGCTGGACGGCCATATCGTGCTTTCCGACAAGATTGCCCGGGCGGGTAATTTTCCGGCGATCGATGTGCTTGCCAGCCGAAGCCGGACGATGAGCGCGGTGGTCAGCGAGAGCCATCGCCAGGCAGCCGACAGGCTGCGCGCCCTGCTCGCCCTCTATGACGAGGTGGAATTGCTGATCCGCGTCGGCGAATATCGCCAAGGGCGCGATGCGGCCGTCGATGAGGCAGTCGCCAAACACGGCCTCATCCAGCGCTTCCTGTTTAGCGGCCAGGGCAAGCCGCAGCCGTTCGGCGCCATCGTCGAAGCGCTCGAGGAGCTTGTCCGATGA
- a CDS encoding EscT/YscT/HrcT family type III secretion system export apparatus protein: protein MGPDHLPLVGIEVAAPAAAMLGAARALGILLIFPIFSLFSIVGILRFGLAIGLSAPSVAFAYSMLALGDTSWFDLAALSIKELCFGALIGMGLGIPFWAAQAAGDMTDVYRGANAANLFDQINALETAPLGSLMMSIALVIFVSAGGIIDLVAIFYKSFELWPLFKLAPTIPADPLDMISGVFGRLFKAAGLLAAPFMIVTCALELSLAFVGRSSKQFPLNDSLPAIKNFAVMVILVVYTAFISSYFHDLWIDGFNEVKAMLEVTHGQK from the coding sequence ATGGGGCCGGATCATCTTCCGCTCGTCGGCATCGAGGTCGCGGCTCCCGCCGCAGCCATGCTCGGCGCCGCCCGCGCGCTCGGGATCCTGCTGATCTTCCCGATCTTCTCGCTGTTCAGCATCGTCGGCATCCTGCGTTTCGGCCTCGCAATCGGCCTTTCGGCGCCTTCCGTCGCCTTTGCTTATTCAATGCTGGCTCTCGGAGATACGTCCTGGTTCGACCTTGCCGCCCTCTCGATCAAGGAGCTCTGCTTCGGGGCGCTCATCGGCATGGGGCTCGGCATCCCTTTCTGGGCGGCCCAGGCGGCAGGCGACATGACCGATGTCTATCGCGGTGCCAATGCCGCCAACCTCTTCGACCAGATCAACGCGCTGGAAACCGCGCCGCTCGGCTCGCTGATGATGTCGATCGCCCTGGTGATTTTCGTCAGCGCCGGCGGCATCATCGATCTGGTTGCGATCTTCTACAAATCCTTCGAGCTCTGGCCGCTCTTCAAGCTCGCGCCCACTATCCCCGCCGATCCGCTCGACATGATATCAGGTGTTTTCGGACGGCTGTTCAAGGCGGCCGGACTGCTCGCTGCCCCGTTCATGATCGTCACCTGCGCACTCGAATTGTCGCTGGCCTTCGTCGGCCGCTCGTCGAAACAATTCCCGCTGAATGACAGCCTGCCGGCCATCAAGAACTTCGCGGTCATGGTCATCCTCGTCGTCTACACGGCCTTCATCTCCAGCTATTTCCACGATCTCTGGATCGATGGATTCAATGAGGTGAAAGCCATGCTGGAGGTGACGCATGGCCAAAAATGA
- a CDS encoding EscU/YscU/HrcU family type III secretion system export apparatus switch protein, which translates to MAKNDDTEEKTLPPSRVKLDRLRREGQVPRSKEILVAISVLAIAVYVTWGLPDILEDFTRSFDAGLQSVGRADLSDAVTVGLSETGVALLDLIWLPLAMGLAATILASILDAQGFPVSFKHMSFDFTRLNPFDGIKRLFSLASIAEFIKGLVKFVLLAAAGGGAIFYFLNSIFWSPLCGEACSLSTAAHLLGSILVIAAGIMVAAAFFDIRISRALFRHEHRMTKTEARREYKDTQGDPKLKSARQQIGAEMRSSPPRWQGPDQK; encoded by the coding sequence ATGGCCAAAAATGACGATACCGAGGAAAAAACCCTGCCGCCGAGCCGGGTGAAACTCGATCGGCTTCGGCGCGAGGGCCAGGTTCCCCGCTCGAAGGAAATCCTGGTTGCGATCTCCGTCCTCGCCATCGCCGTCTATGTCACCTGGGGCTTGCCTGATATCCTCGAGGACTTCACTCGCAGTTTCGATGCCGGTCTACAATCCGTCGGCCGAGCCGACCTCTCCGACGCCGTCACTGTCGGCTTGAGCGAAACCGGCGTGGCGCTGCTCGATCTCATCTGGCTGCCGCTTGCGATGGGTCTCGCCGCGACCATCCTCGCCTCGATCCTCGACGCGCAGGGGTTTCCCGTATCGTTCAAACATATGAGCTTCGATTTCACCCGGCTCAATCCGTTCGACGGCATCAAGAGGCTTTTTTCGCTCGCGAGCATCGCCGAGTTCATCAAGGGGCTGGTCAAATTTGTCTTGCTCGCGGCCGCCGGCGGCGGTGCGATCTTCTATTTCCTCAACAGCATCTTCTGGTCGCCTCTTTGCGGAGAAGCATGTTCGCTCTCCACAGCAGCCCATCTCCTCGGCTCGATCCTCGTCATTGCCGCCGGCATCATGGTGGCGGCGGCGTTTTTCGATATCCGCATTTCGCGTGCGCTGTTCAGGCACGAACATCGCATGACCAAGACCGAGGCGCGGCGTGAATACAAGGATACCCAGGGCGACCCCAAGCTGAAATCGGCGCGCCAGCAGATCGGCGCGGAAATGCGCAGCAGCCCGCCACGCTGGCAAGGGCCAGACCAGAAATAA
- the sctJ gene encoding type III secretion system inner membrane ring lipoprotein SctJ, whose translation MSTMSTPAHSRSPISSPARKLLAKSALLAVCLFLAACSQDVLTGLDQRDALDAQVLLERAGIAVTMKSEKGGTYAISVGSADHARAIELLAGAGLPRQSFGNVAELFPGNGFLVTPYEQKARMSYAIEQQLAETLSGLDGVASARVHVVLPEENGRGLIKEKARAAAVLQYRPGANLNEIDMKSRSVLVDSIRDLSYEDVSVVVSPWSEVGVPTAPAAAAAPAATVTPAPAAAPLSMVQSALSAFKSPNLAVIGAIILAIGACMLLLLPQRKER comes from the coding sequence ATGAGCACCATGAGCACACCGGCCCATTCGAGATCGCCGATCTCTTCGCCCGCGCGCAAGCTCCTTGCGAAGTCTGCCCTGCTCGCCGTCTGCCTGTTCCTTGCCGCCTGCAGCCAGGACGTGCTGACGGGGCTCGATCAGCGCGATGCGCTGGATGCCCAGGTCCTGCTCGAACGTGCAGGGATCGCTGTCACCATGAAGAGCGAAAAGGGCGGGACATATGCGATCAGTGTCGGCTCCGCCGATCATGCCCGGGCGATCGAGCTGCTGGCCGGCGCTGGCCTGCCGCGCCAGTCGTTCGGAAATGTCGCCGAGCTTTTTCCCGGCAACGGTTTTCTCGTGACGCCTTATGAGCAGAAAGCCCGGATGAGCTATGCCATCGAGCAGCAACTCGCGGAAACGCTTTCGGGGCTCGACGGCGTTGCTTCGGCGCGCGTGCATGTGGTGCTGCCGGAAGAGAATGGCCGCGGGCTCATCAAGGAGAAGGCGAGGGCCGCAGCCGTGCTGCAATATCGCCCCGGCGCCAATCTCAACGAGATCGACATGAAAAGCCGATCCGTTCTGGTCGACAGCATCCGTGACCTCTCCTATGAGGATGTCTCGGTGGTGGTCAGCCCCTGGTCGGAGGTCGGCGTACCGACGGCTCCAGCGGCAGCGGCCGCGCCGGCAGCAACCGTGACGCCCGCACCCGCCGCAGCGCCGCTTTCGATGGTGCAAAGCGCCCTCTCGGCGTTCAAGAGCCCCAATCTGGCCGTGATCGGCGCAATCATCCTCGCCATCGGCGCATGCATGCTGCTGCTATTGCCGCAGCGGAAGGAGCGCTGA
- a CDS encoding flagellar biosynthetic protein FliQ yields MGEDQVAAEIGMSVTATFALAGPILGLAALLGLVIAIFQAATQIQEQTIAQIVKIFVISITLLLFGRVLATPLIEHSVHILNDFPTMVQ; encoded by the coding sequence ATGGGTGAGGATCAGGTCGCAGCCGAAATCGGCATGTCTGTCACGGCGACCTTCGCCCTTGCCGGCCCCATTCTAGGCCTGGCCGCCCTTCTCGGGCTCGTCATCGCGATTTTCCAGGCGGCAACGCAGATCCAGGAACAGACCATTGCGCAGATCGTCAAGATTTTCGTGATCTCCATCACCCTGCTGCTGTTCGGCCGCGTGCTGGCAACGCCGCTGATCGAACATTCCGTTCATATCCTCAACGACTTCCCGACCATGGTTCAGTGA
- the sctQ gene encoding type III secretion system cytoplasmic ring protein SctQ encodes MNIAAPAWPRSSMAGSFFSRSDTMMRAAWQIPVREQTLSVRPLSPDIAAGRIANPVGILCRVGEREQMLIASAGALRLLAERLEPLLLWEKLAPHEQAAVVEHQFAEAFEAVENKIGISLSLLQIGTEQPDFSGNFGFEIGWDGMSLPLSGRFDETFLAGLVGWASRLPRRTLNALTTTVNIRRGYAVLSVAEIKSLRLGDGIIIDGAAAETVIAVTGERYLATCMRSDKGAVLTEPLLSTPTGPMRHFMTNETVDQELQGEPRPSPVDSIPIKLVFDAGRLELPLRTLETIGEGYVFNLDRPLSDAVDIIAQGRIIGRGEIISVDGLSAVRVTALHD; translated from the coding sequence ATGAATATCGCAGCACCCGCATGGCCCCGATCATCGATGGCCGGGAGTTTCTTTTCCCGCTCCGACACGATGATGCGCGCCGCCTGGCAAATTCCGGTCCGGGAGCAGACGCTTTCCGTTCGCCCGCTATCCCCCGATATCGCCGCCGGGCGGATCGCCAATCCGGTCGGCATTCTCTGCCGCGTCGGCGAACGGGAGCAGATGCTGATTGCTTCGGCCGGAGCATTGCGGTTGCTGGCCGAAAGGCTTGAACCGCTGCTCCTCTGGGAAAAACTGGCGCCGCATGAACAGGCGGCGGTGGTCGAACATCAGTTTGCCGAGGCCTTCGAGGCAGTCGAGAACAAGATCGGTATCAGCCTGTCGCTGCTGCAGATCGGTACCGAGCAGCCGGATTTCAGCGGCAATTTCGGCTTCGAAATCGGCTGGGACGGCATGAGCCTGCCCTTGAGCGGCCGCTTCGATGAAACCTTCCTTGCCGGTCTGGTCGGCTGGGCGAGCCGCCTGCCGCGCCGCACGCTCAATGCCCTGACAACGACGGTCAACATCCGGCGCGGTTATGCCGTGCTGTCGGTCGCTGAGATCAAATCCCTGCGATTGGGGGACGGCATCATCATCGATGGGGCGGCGGCGGAGACCGTGATCGCGGTCACCGGCGAACGTTACCTTGCAACCTGCATGCGATCGGACAAAGGCGCGGTTCTCACCGAACCGCTGCTGTCGACGCCAACCGGACCAATGAGGCATTTCATGACGAATGAAACCGTCGATCAGGAATTGCAGGGCGAGCCGCGTCCGTCGCCTGTCGACAGTATCCCGATTAAACTCGTCTTCGATGCCGGACGGCTGGAGCTTCCGCTTCGCACACTCGAGACGATCGGCGAAGGCTATGTGTTCAACCTCGACAGGCCATTGTCTGATGCCGTCGATATCATCGCCCAGGGTCGCATAATCGGACGGGGCGAAATCATCTCCGTGGATGGGTTGAGCGCCGTTCGCGTCACGGCGCTGCACGACTGA
- the sctR gene encoding type III secretion system export apparatus subunit SctR — translation MEQSFPLAQSLVAMAAISMLPVIAVIATSFTKISVVLLIVRNAIGIQQTPPNLLVFAIAIVLSAFVMNPVLQGSWQLLLAHSGDFGTVSGMADGMIKVAAPLKDFMLKFSDAEARDFFVQASQKIWANAPVTPIASDDIAVLTPSFLVSELTRAFEIGFLIYLPFLMIDFAVSAILVALGMQMMSPTVVSTPLKLLLFVSIDGWRRLLEGLVLSYAQ, via the coding sequence ATGGAGCAGAGCTTTCCTCTTGCCCAGAGCCTCGTGGCGATGGCAGCGATTTCGATGCTGCCTGTTATCGCCGTGATCGCGACCTCTTTCACCAAGATCTCGGTCGTTCTCTTGATCGTGCGCAATGCGATCGGCATCCAGCAGACGCCGCCGAATCTCCTGGTCTTCGCCATCGCCATCGTGCTCTCGGCCTTTGTGATGAACCCGGTGCTGCAAGGCAGCTGGCAATTGCTGCTTGCCCATAGCGGCGATTTCGGCACGGTCAGTGGCATGGCGGACGGCATGATCAAGGTGGCGGCGCCGCTGAAGGATTTCATGCTGAAATTTTCCGACGCCGAGGCCCGCGACTTTTTCGTGCAGGCGTCGCAGAAGATCTGGGCAAACGCGCCGGTTACTCCTATTGCCTCCGACGACATTGCCGTGCTGACGCCGAGCTTCCTCGTTTCGGAACTGACAAGGGCGTTTGAAATCGGATTTCTGATCTATCTGCCCTTTCTGATGATCGACTTCGCCGTCTCCGCCATTCTCGTGGCGCTCGGTATGCAGATGATGTCTCCGACGGTGGTGTCGACGCCGCTCAAGCTGCTGCTCTTCGTCTCGATCGACGGCTGGCGGCGACTGCTGGAAGGTCTGGTGCTGTCCTATGCGCAGTGA